A segment of the Capnocytophaga sp. ARDL2 genome:
CCAGATGAGCGAGGGCAACACGAATATTGCTTTTTAGATTACGAGGGCTTTTTACCTTTTGATGAAAATTACATAATTACAGATGAGTTTTTAGAGTTGATAAAAAAACTCTCCAACCACCGTGACCCAAAAAAGATTATTGAATATGCTGATATAAGAGGTATAGAATTAACTATTGACACAATTGAGGAAGCGGAGTCTGCGTTTTGTTGCGAAGCCAAAAATGATTATGACTTGGGTTACTATTTCGCCCACGAATTAGAATGTTTAAAAATTCCCGATAACCTTATGTGTTATTTTGATTATAAAAAATACGGAAGAGAAGTAAGACACGACCTAATCGAAAGCGAAAATTATTGCTTTTTCTATTAATAAAAATCTCATTTATTTATTAACCTAAACCTGTTGTGCATTATGAAATAAAATAAAAAAAGTTGTTCATTTAACTGAAATTCAGTATATTTAGTTCGCTAAAACAAATAAAAAATGAACAACTTAGAGCAAATATACGAAAGAATTTTAGAAGTTTTAGAAGATTTTTTTCCTCATCAACTTTTACCTTATCAAAGGAGAAAGCCAAAAATGAGTGATTTAGAATTGGTGAGTTTAAATTTAACAGCAGAATATTTAAGTATTGATAGTGAATTACAACTCTTTAGAAAAATACCTAATTCTTTGAAAAACAAAATAGAAAGAAGTGTTTATAACAAAAGAAAACGAAATCTTTTTTATTATATAAATCAGATTAGGGAAAAACTTGCAATGTGTTTTAATAGAGAGGAGAGTTATTTTGTAATTGATAGTATGCCTTTGAAAATATGTGAAAATGCTAGAGCAATGAGAAGTAAAATTTGTAGAGACGAAAGTTTTTCATATCCTGATTATGGTTTTTGTGCTAGTCAGAAGTTACATTATTTTGGATATAAATTACACATAATCTGTTCAATAGAAGGTATTGTACAAAGTTTAGATATGACTCCAGCATCTGTTCACGATGTTCATTATTTAAAAGATGTTAGTTCTCAAATTCAAAATTGCGTTTTGATTGGTGATAGAGGTTATATATCGTCACAATATCAATTAGATTTGTTTAACACTGCTACTATTCAGTTAGATACACCTAAAAGAATAAATCAAAAAGATTACAAACCTCAATTTTATTTATTCAAAAAGAAGAGAAAAAGAATCGAAACTCTATTTTCTCAACTTTGTGATCAATTTATGATTAAAAGGAATTATGCTAAATCATTCAACGGTTTTAAAACACGAATTATCAGTAAAATAACTGCTTTAACCTTAATTCAATACATTAACAAATTTGTATTAAAAAAGGAAATAAATAAAATTAAAGCAAGTATAATTTAAAATGCACAACGGGTTAATATATTTATATTTGTGGTATAATTAAACAGCCATTAAAATATGGAAACAAACGCAATAAAGAAAAGTATTATCAATGCTTTTTATGAAATCGTGAACGATTTGACATTGTCAGAGGTTGAAGATTTGCAAGACGTGTTGGCGGTTCGTGAAGCTCATCTTACAGATGATGGAGATTATATAACTTTAGAAGAGTTGAAGAAAGAGTTAGAACTCGCACAAGATTAAAAACTTTCTGTTTTTCATAACAGAGAATTATTTATTATTAACTACCTCGCCCCAGTTGTAAAATTGGGGCGTTTTTTTATTTTATATTTTTCATTCATTTTCAAACACTTACATTTATCACCTTGTTAAAATTTCGTTAAAGTGATAAAATTATTTGCATTGTGTTTGTTTTCTGTCGTATGTTTGCAATGTTACAATCGGTCGCAATAGCCATTTAAAAATATTGCAAGTCAAATAAGACTTAAAAATATAACCCTAAAAAAAGGTGTCGCTATATAGTAATATATAGCAAATTAATCGCATAGCGACTGATTGTAACAACACCCACTTTTTTAGGGTTTTTTGTATTAAAAACTTTTTAAATAATTATAAAATGTTACAATCAGAAAAAACCGCACCTATCGTGAATAACAGTAGCGAGGTTGCACAAAGCAAAAGAGAAAACACTTCAGACTTTACAACATTCAATGTTTATGTATCGACTTGGAAGAGATACAACGAACTGGGCGGACTTTCAGGTCACTGGGTTGACCTATTAGACTTTGATACCGTGGGGGATTTTTTCGACTATTTAAACGAAACATTTCCAGATGAGCGAGGGCAACACGAATATTGCTTTTTAGATTACGAGGGCTTTTTACCTTTTGATGAAAATTACATAATTACAGATGAGTTTTTAGAGTTGATAAAAAAACTCTCCAACCACCGTGACCCAAAAAAGATTATTGAATATGCTGATATAAGAGGTATAGAATTAACTATTGACACAATTGAGGAAGCGGAGTCTGCGTTTTGTTGCGAAGCCAAAAATGATTATGACTTGGGTTACTATTTCGCCCACGAATTAGAATGTTTAAAAATTCCCGATAACCTTATGTGTTATTTTGATTATAAAAAATACGGAAGAGAAGTAAGACACGACCTAATCGAAAGCGAAAATTATTGCTTTTTCTATTAATAAAAATCTCATTTATTTATTAACCTAAACCTGTTGTGCATTATGAAATAAAATAAAAAAAGTTGTTCATTTAACTGAAATTCAGTATATTTAGTTCGCTAAAACAAATAAAAAATGAACAACTTAGAGCAAATATACGAAAGAATTTTAGAAGTTTTAGAAGATTTTTTTCCTCATCAACTTTTACCTTATCAAAGGAGAAAGCCAAAAATGAGTGATTTAGAATTGGTGAGTTTAAATTTAACAGCAGAATATTTAAGTATTGATAGTGAATTACAACTCTTTAGAAAAATACCTAATTCTTTGAAAAACAAAATAGAAAGAAGTGTTTATAACAAAAGAAAACGAAATCTTTTTTATTATATAAATCAGATTAGGGAAAAACTTGCAATGTGTTTTAATAGAGAGGAGAGTTATTTTGTAATTGATAGTATGCCTTTGAAAATATGTGAAAATGCTAGAGCAATGAGAAGTAAAATTTGTAGAGACGAAAGTTTTTCATATCCTGATTATGGTTTTTGTGCTAGTCAGAAGTTACATTATTTTGGATATAAATTACACATAATCTGTTCAATAGAAGGTATTGTACAAAGTTTAGATATGACTCCAGCATCTGTTCACGATGTTCATTATTTAAAAGATGTTAGTTCTCAAATTCAAAATTGCGTTTTGATTGGTGATAGAGGTTATATATCGTCACAATATCAATTAGATTTGTTTAACACTGCTACTATTCAGTTAGATACACCTAAAAGAATAAATCAAAAAGATTACAAACCTCAATTTTATTTATTCAAAAAGAAGAGAAAAAGAATCGAAACTCTATTTTCTCAACTTTGTGATCAATTTATGATTAAAAGGAATTATGCTAAATCATTCAACGGTTTTAAAACACGAATTATCAGTAAAATAACTGCTTTAACCTTAATTCAATACATTAACAAATTTGTATTAAAAAAGGAAATAAATAAAATTAAAGCAAGTATAATTTAAAATGCACAACGGGTTAACCTAAATATTCCCCTTGTTTACGAGGGCAGGGGGATTATTTTCTAAAATTTCGAGGAAAAATGAAAATAAGATTGACAACCACACAGAAAAAAGAAGCACAGATAGAGCAAATTATAGAAGCAACAGGCATCACAAATAAATATATTATCGAATTATACGAAAAAGAGTATCGTATAAAAAAGAAAGATAAAGAGTTGTTTAATATTCTTAAAGATTGGAGTAGAGGATTAGATATTAAATTTAAAATCAATAAAAACGGAGCTATAAAAATCGTTGGCATCGATTTTTTTGGAAATATTGAAGTAGATTTTTTTGTTGTCAAAAATAGGCGTAAAATAGAGACAATAGCAAACAGAATATATAAAAGCGTTATGTTAACGGACGATGCAAAATACTTTTTTATAGAATTAAACACAGATATACAAGACTAAAATTTAAAAATTCTTACAAAATGAAAGCAACAATAA
Coding sequences within it:
- a CDS encoding antirestriction protein ArdA; this translates as MLQSEKTAPIVNNSSEVAQSKRENTSDFTTFNVYVSTWKRYNELGGLSGHWVDLLDFDTVGDFFDYLNETFPDERGQHEYCFLDYEGFLPFDENYIITDEFLELIKKLSNHRDPKKIIEYADIRGIELTIDTIEEAESAFCCEAKNDYDLGYYFAHELECLKIPDNLMCYFDYKKYGREVRHDLIESENYCFFY
- a CDS encoding IS982 family transposase; translation: MNNLEQIYERILEVLEDFFPHQLLPYQRRKPKMSDLELVSLNLTAEYLSIDSELQLFRKIPNSLKNKIERSVYNKRKRNLFYYINQIREKLAMCFNREESYFVIDSMPLKICENARAMRSKICRDESFSYPDYGFCASQKLHYFGYKLHIICSIEGIVQSLDMTPASVHDVHYLKDVSSQIQNCVLIGDRGYISSQYQLDLFNTATIQLDTPKRINQKDYKPQFYLFKKKRKRIETLFSQLCDQFMIKRNYAKSFNGFKTRIISKITALTLIQYINKFVLKKEINKIKASII
- a CDS encoding antirestriction protein ArdA; this translates as MLQSEKTAPIVNNSSEVAQSKRENTSDFTTFNVYVSTWKRYNELGGLSGHWVDLLDFDTVGDFFDYLNETFPDERGQHEYCFLDYEGFLPFDENYIITDEFLELIKKLSNHRDPKKIIEYADIRGIELTIDTIEEAESAFCCEAKNDYDLGYYFAHELECLKIPDNLMCYFDYKKYGREVRHDLIESENYCFFY